The Puntigrus tetrazona isolate hp1 chromosome 3, ASM1883169v1, whole genome shotgun sequence nucleotide sequence TTTCAGTTTTATAACCAGAGGTTGATTTTACATGTCCTTTCTGGCCTAATAGAAGCCACCTTTCATGAACTGGTAGATTGCAACCCTTATTTAACCTAAATCAGGTTTAAGAACTGTACTGAgagtttcttttgaaaaacaataGTTATAGGTCAAGCAAAACTTACAGTAAGGCAGATTTTTTGCCATTTCCCAATACCATTTACAAAGGTTGCAATTTGCACCAACAGCGGGTACTAAGAAATGACAAGCTGATCAACAGCATTGGCTGTAGTAGACTCTGTAGGCTCTGGAGACTTGCTCAATCTGGGCAGCTGTGCCCGTCAGACCGATCAGCCTGGGGGAAAACTCTGCATTTGAGATACAGAATATAAATGATGAGGAATCATATTACAGCATTCGATGAGTGTAGAGTCATAACAATGATTCCTGCCCAGCTTTGACATAGACTCTGGGTTGGTACagaatgtaaaatgtacattgGGTCAGCACggtcagaaaaagagaaagaaacgacaacaataaaaaaaaagaagaaaagacgAGAATAGAGGTGAACTAAACGTAATTATTGTGTGTTTATGCCACATCGTAATTACGAGACCAAGTTGTAAAAAGCATTCACGTCCTTTCAGAGcttacaaagtttttttttttttttttttgagtttacaaaaataattcaggAATTTATGTATTGAATGTACTGGTGTAAAGTTGTGATGTGATATGGTACCACGCAATTCATTCACAAAGCGTATTTGAAAAATCAGAGCATAATTTATTAAAGTTGAACATCAATGCTATCCATCGAAACTAAAAACAAGGGTCGAGAAATGTTGGACTGAAAAGAAATGGGGAATGCTGCAAAAGTCTTTGATTTCTTAAATTAGAATTGCACTTTAACGGAGAAATGATGGTATTCTGAGACAGAAATAAGCGCTCTAATGTTGTGAAACAAAGCCTGTCACTCATTTGCCATACTTGTACTGAATATAAATTCAACAATACTGGGTTGGGTTGTAGCGTGGTAAAAGACTCGTTAGATATGCAGGAGCTAAACTGCTATTTTAAGGGCAAGTATAGCAAAACATCTTCTGGTCAGGTTTGACTACagtattattaatgcaaaaatgacaCTCATAATAATTTCAGACAACACAAACCCTGACAACTAGTATTTGCAAATGATCAATTTTAACCTAAAGGAATTGTCTAAACGCAATGAGAGAACTCGAGCTTTTCTATAGTGGCGTTCAGggaccattttatttatttttgcttcctTCTGACCAGCTTTTTAAAgatgctgatttatttattttttcccagcAGGATTTGCCATCTGCCAAATTATCtgtgtgcttgactggccagaAAACTCTCCAAACTTGATCCTCTTAGAGAATCTATGGGGTATTgtcaagaagaaaaagagaaacagactCAATTGAGGCAgttattaaagcaaaaggagccccTACCAGGTTGAGTagatgtacagtaaatgaacatactttccagatggccaacttttttttttttttttataattagccTTAGGAAGTACTGTAATATGTTGagattggtgggtttttgttaaatgtgagccaaaatgatcacaattaaaagaaccaaagacttaaactaatTCAGTCcatgtgcattgaatttatttaatacaagtttcacaatttcagTATGCTAGACTAATtcattgagatgcacctgtatgtAAGGTGGGAGAAGCTGGATCGGGTCTGAAAGTCgccaaaaatacacacacaccaaaaaaacaaataaactgaattCCTTGGACTgtactaattaaattaaagagaaCCCTGGGTATTAGGACTTGCATGGCTTAATATAACGTAAATTATGTtccttactgaaatatgtagaaGAAAACCCATAAATAGTTTATGTATTGAAAAATTCACATTGTTTTAGACACATTTTGGACTGTGGGGGGCACTATTATTCTGATGACATAAATGGTTGCACTTGGTAAGCTACTCAAGTCAGAATACACaagtctgaaaataaaatactgatatgaCCACAGAAAATGAAAGCTTACAGGACACAATGGGTATAAGCATAGGCTTAAACCAAATACCATACCATTATTACTTGTACCATGTGATCACTGCATTGAGCTCATCCAAgcccaatcaaacacacctgcagaAGCTAATCAAGACCTTCATGATTACTAAAAAGATAGTCAGGTGACTTTGATCAGGGTTAGAGATGACTAGATCATCCTAGATCTTTAAAGGCCACAGTTTTAAACAGGTTTCTACAGCAGCACCAAGGTAGATTTaactctgtgtgttttgttgtttgtaccATCTGACACAGTAATTCTGTGAGGTTTCTAGCAGATCACTGAGAGATCAGAGGATGACGGTTCAAGTGTACTGCTTGCTGACTGctgttttgtgtctgtctgtgtatttgAGCACAACAGATGCTGCTCAAAGTCAAACAGGTGAGGAAAATCTTATCTTGGTTACACAGGATGAGGAAGTGCAGAGATTAATGCCTCGCTATTTCCaattgtttctctttttaagcagatgaatttaaaatgagcaaaagtTGAACTGATATTGCAACACCCCCGATTTCCAAAAGCTGAACTGTCAGTCCCTGGTGTCTACTCGCAATGCTCTAGTGTCTAGTAAAAAGTACTGTTTGAAAGTGACTGTTCAGTCTTCCTGTTGATGTTCTGGAGGACACAAGTGCTGTCATTTTGACTGGTCTTGTGTTTCTAACAGTAAAACCAGGAGCGTGTCCACCTGAGAATCTTGTAGGAGGGTTATGTACCAAGACCTGTGCTGTTGATGCCAAGTGTCCGGGCACTGACAAGTGCTGCAGCAATGGATGTGGACGTCACTGTATGCCTCCCTATATAGGTATGTTTTATTGATGGGCTCTGCTTTGCTTGGTCAAAGACttgacaaaattaataaaacggTAATTGGATTACAGTTTGCTCTGTAGGTCAAATGTTGTGACTGCAGCGTGTATATCAGACTGAATGGACAAATTAAAACTGACTATCTTGTCTCTTACAGTGAAGCCAGGTCGGTGTCCCAAACCAGAGAAGGTTTCACCAAGTGTCCAAGGCTGTACCTATGATGGTCAGTGTGCTTCCACACTGAAGTGTTGCCCAGCCAGCAGTGCCCAAGCATGTGCCGAACCGCATGGACATGGGAAGGGAAGGGACAAGAAAATGACTGAACTGTTTCAAAGGCCTGATTGCTTCTGTGGTGACAAAATAAATGGCTCTGTAGAACTCTGGTTGTGGTTGATTTGCGTTTAGGCCATGTATTCTAGCAGTTTTATCCAGTGGGTAGGCTCTTTCTCCTTAAGTGCCTTGTTTAACTGAACCTGAGTGGTGCTTGAGCTCAGCATAAGAGCTGAGCTAAACTACTCGTAAAAGCAATTTGTTTCTGCTTAGTTGCAAGAATGACATACTGTAGGATGGGTCTGAGACTGGTCTTGAATCCTATTTCACACTGTGTGCTGTGGAGTTCTTAAGCGTAAGAGCCCACGATCTTACAAAATTATCAAAGGTGGACTTTTTTTGAACTGAGCGTTTACTGTTGGATGTTACACTGTGTAACTTGGACAAAGCCCACTGAATCATTAAAGGGTCATTATACATGCACTTTTGCAAGTTGTTTTAGTCAGTATAGTCACATCGTTTCATTGTAAAGATACCAATCCACCCAGTGGTTGTTTTATCTTTAAATGGAGTAATCTGGCTGTGGTATCATATGGTTGGAGGCCCTCTCCTATGATTGTTTGACCATAGTGGTTTTGCCTGAAAACTTGTTTCTGCTGCTATACATCCTGACCAGACTGTGTCCCTGGTAGGTTTGATCACGTTTTCCTGATTAGAGATGTTCTTGATGTCAAATTTCAAGGCCTTTGGGTATTGTTAAAAGTTCTGTACAGTGATGTTTAAAGTATTCTCAAGGTGAACACTGGTTATGTGCTCCTTTTGGGGCTGGTAGAGTTAGTAGGCAGCGGCGTTCACTTTCTGGTATGCTCTATCATAGAGCACTAGTGGCAGCAAATGAGAATGAAACTTTACGGTATCTCTTTACCGAATTGTAATGAGAATTTTTTATCAGCGTATTCTGATGATATAGTAGTTACGATCAATAGGCAAGATGATGCACAGGTTTTCTCCCAATTGCGTGGAAAATGTcaagttttattaattgaaataaaagggTAGCACTAATGACAGTAAGACTTCCTGCTGGTTTACGTTGGGGAAAGAAAAAACGTTAAATATCTGGGGGTCTTTTTAGGTGCCAAGACAATAGTACAGAATAATTGGGaaggtttatttgaaaaagttaaaGGACGTCTAGAAAAGTTGAAGTTTTTGTCTCCAGAACTGGATGCATTTTGACTGTTAACAGTTTGGTGGCGTCATCCTTACAGCACAAGTTTGCCTGTGTAGACCCTCATGACTGAGCGTTTTTCATTTTCGTTTTCTATTGCCTTTTTGCTTTTAAGGCAACTGAAATTGATGGAGTACTTTGTAGGTTGCGGTGTTTCTAATCCCAAAGGCTCTTTTCCTTGTTTTTgtctaaaatgctaaattacatTGAAATTGTGGCATCTATGGTTTTTTTCATATGATGGTAAACATTTGTACAGGTTTTATGTTTTGGTTTAtagcagaaatgttttaaatggaaaagttgatccttcctggtgattttttttcccaactggataaaagcacaaaacatgAGTGGAGGTTCTTATATTAATCACCATTAACTAAGAGAACAGGGGGCTTGCAATGGAAAATTCTTTATTGTGTCGTCACAAACTTTTCAGTTTTATAACCAGAGGTTGATTTTACATGTCCTTTCTGGCCTAATAGAAGCCACCTTTCATGAACTGGTAGATTGCAACCCTTATTTAACCTAAATCAGGTTTAAGAACTGTACTGAgagtttcttttgaaaaacaataGTTATAGGTCAAGCAAAACTTACAGTAAGGCAGATTTTTTGCCATTTCCCAATACCATTTACAAAGGTTGCAATTTGCACCAACAGCGGGTACTAAGAAATGACAAGCTGATCAACAGCATTGGCTGTAGTAGACTCTGTAGGCTCTGGAGACTTGCTCAATCTGGGCAGCTGTGCCCGTCAGACCGATCAGCCTGGGGGAAAACTCTGCATTTGAGATACAGAATATAAATGATGAGGAATCATATTACAGCATTCGATGAGTGTAGAGTCATAACAATGATTCCTGCCCAGCTTTGACATAGACTCTGGGTTGGTACagaatgtaaaatgtacattgGGTCAGCACggtcagaaaaagagaaagaaacgacaacaataaaaaaaaaagaagaagaaagacgaGAATAGAGAGGTGAACTAAACGTAATTATTGTGTGTTTATGCCACATCGTAATTACGAGACCAAGTTGTAAAAAGCATTCACGTCCTTTCAGAGCttacaaaaggttttttttttttttgagtttacaaaaataattcaggAATTTATGTATTGAATGTACTGGTGTAAAGTTGTGATGTGATATGGTACCATGCAATTCATTCACAAAGCGTATTTGAAAAATCAGAGCATAATTTATTAAAGTTGAACATCAATGCTATCCATCGAAACTAAAAACAAGGGTCGAGAAATGTTGGACTGAAAAGAAATGGGGAATGCTGCAAAAGTCTTTGATTTCTTAAATTAGAATTGCACTTTAACGGAGAAATGATGGTATTCTGAGACAGAAATAAGCGCTCTAATGTTGTGAAACAAAGCCTGTCACTCATTTGCCATACTTGTACTTCCTCATGTGGGCAGCGATGGATGACGAGATCTCAGAGGATTTCTTGTTCTGTCCAAAATATTCAAGAAACTGGCCATCAGGTCCCACCAGATACATTATGATGGTGTGATCAACCTGCAGTTACGGGAACAAATATACGCATACTGATTATTaggaattatttaattaaaccgACAGCTCAGTCACAATTCTGTCCTCATTCACCCTCCATCAAGCGTTTCTTTTTTCTGATGAAcacaaagaatatattttgaagacaGTAGACATTccaaggtattttttttttttttatcctcaaCGAGGAAGTAAATGGCTAAAGTCATTCATCTTCTTTTGGGGTAAATGCGGACAGAAGTTTCGTTTTGGGTGAAAACATATGTTCTCTCACATTTGGATGTACGCATGCTAAACTACATTACTGTACATTACACACTAAACGCTCACAATGTAGTCGTTGTCCTCATCTTTTGGGCCCTGGCTGTAGTAGACTCTGTAGGCTCTGGAGACCTGCTCAATCTGGGCAGCCGTGCCTGTCAGACCGATCAGCTTGGGGGAAAATTCTGCGTTTGAGACATTGAATAATAGAAATGATCAGGAATCACATTGAAGCGTTCAGTGGCTATAGACCAGAGTGATTCCCGCTCACCTTTGACATAGGCTGCCAGTGCTTCTGGTGTGTCTCTGTCAGGATCGATGCTGATCAGAAGTGGTGTTATGTCTGGAATCGTTTTAATTTCATCtgtgacagaaaaataacacactttaattgaaaacagttcttgcacaatttataaaaataaatgccactttattttttttctgatttaatagtaattataatacaGAATATAAGTACATAAAGAATATATAACAAAGAATCATctatgtattgtaattttatctaattacatgttttaaataagataataataatatctttaaTATCATAAGATAtatgacatatttttaaatcaaggcctaatcttatatatatatatatatatatatatatatatatatatatatatatatatatatatatatatatatatatatatatatatatatatatatatatatatatatatatatatacacacactatttttgtatttaagaaCATCCAGTTAACTCTTAATATAATGACAGTTTCTGTTCATAAAAAAGGTTATAAGTAGCTTTATCATAATTACATACTGCTggatatattataatttatacaagAAGCCTTCAAATATAGTGATGAACAATGGAGGTCTTTAAATCAAAAGGGCTGAGAATCGCTGCTTTTTACTTAGAAAGCACATTTCCATAGACCAAGGACACTTTAGTATGACTTATctactatttttaaatgtaatagtagtttaaatgtacaaatattttaagatcacTGCATAAAATACAAATCGTCTTACAGACGTTTTTGCGGCTTTAAAAGAGACGCTTCGTTACCGATCTCATCGACAGCCTCAATCATTTTCTCCAGTTCATCAGGACAGATGTCCGGACAGTGTGTGAAACCGAAATAGATCAGCAGCCACCGGCCGAGGAAATCTTCGCTCTTTGTGGGTTTATGGTTGTGGTCGACGAGTGAGAAAGGACCTCCGAGCGCCGCTTTTCCCATCGACTTTGTTCGTTCTCTCTCAATCACTACGGcaccaaaaacacaaacaacagcgCTCTCAATACGACGTGAAGCACTCGCAGGAAATGGGAAACTCAAAGCAGCGCGGTGTAGGTTTATCACCATGCCGTTCAGACGCATAAATCCACGTCCTtactttgctctttttctctcttgaAGTACTTCATCCCTAGAAGAAGACCGCCTCCCAACGCAAACGTGACAGCAAGAGACTTCCATGTAACTGGCtgtgggggggaaaaaagacatGAGCGGCATTCAGATGTCTGACGGAAGTAGACTTAATAAGCGGTAATGATGTTGAACGAAACTGAGAAGGCTAGTAAAATGCTGTGTAGGGCTGTGAACGAAGCTTACGCCGCTCTTCTTGTTGCTGGATTTGTCTCTTTTAGACGAGGGTGGCGGGGTAAGAGAGGACAGAGGCCGTATACTCAGAAAAGACACACATGGTGCTGCTCTGCACGTCCTGAACTgctgaaggagaagaagaagaagaatgaaTAAAAGGCAGGATTATCTGCACCTTAGTCGATTATAAAACAGTGTGCAATGATAACATATTGAGTGTAAATTACGATTTTAGTTCAAAGCGTTACGTGGATGCCAGCTTACTGGGACAATATAAGTCTACACCTAGCCTGATTGATACTTCGTTTGCGCTCTTCAAttacttcctttttttgtgtgatatgaaaacatttatttgaaagaaaaaggcAGATCTCGccaaaaagactttaaaaaggCCTGTTCTGGCCAACATTCGAAAATAGGTAAAAACTGCAAAAAGTTTATTAAGAGCTATAATAGTAATTAACACTGCAAGATTTTTAACAATTCCTGaattacagacacacacactacttTTGATAACTTTTGACTGTTATGTTCAACGCGGTAGTTTTGACAGAAAGAAACGAGATGCATTTCTAGTTTCAACGTTATTTGCTCTTCAGTCTTTCCtcattaaaagaaaagtgtCATATTTTTTCCAAAGCGACACGCATTTGGTTTCTGTCCACTGAAAATGCACACAACCTAATAAATTAGGTTActcagtaaatgttttaatgttttggctTAATGTTTAATCTCTCTTCACGACAGATTTGAGCCGGGGACCCGGGAGGTTTGTTGTAATTATAGCTTAACACACTAATGggaatattacacattttattaggGGTCATTCAAAATCGTGTCGTCAAAAATGTCGCGAGCCACTGCTTTAAACGATAAAAAGTATAATAGCGGTTAACACATGTGTTATTCAAACTAAGCAGGCAACACTTCGGCCAGACTAGTTACTTCACGGACATGTGTGTCAGTATTCGTGAAcggctgaatgaatgaatcgcCCGAGCGGTGACCTACCGGTGAGCTGGTGTGTGACAGCGCTGAACCGGACACACCGCAGGGCCGTTGGACATGATGACACGTACTGACACATATCGACCTGACCGCCCCACACCTGAAACTCTTTAAACCGAGGAGTCCTGTTAAACTAAGGGCCCTGCTAAGAGCGGCCGTCATGATTCCTCGACGCCGTCGGTTCACGCAAGCTGACGCTGAGGTACAAGAGTCGCATACAAATGACTGACCCCGAATCAGCTGTTCAGACTTTAACAAGCGAACGGAGCGGAGGACAAACCGACACCAACTGATCCGAGGTCTGATTAAAGACAGGAAGTAGACGTCGGATATGACGTAACGTTACCGCGCTTCTTCGCTTCGTATTTTTCGTAAGAGGACGGATGACATCTAGCgcttaaaaacatgaaacagtaaacggttcatttaaaacaaaaaaaacaacttgaacTGAAACAGTgtagttgttttaaataattctttcgCGCGaacttacaaaaaatatttgtgaccagcattttcacttttacaaaatagtgtaacattattaattaatagtttacagaacaacaacaacaacaataataataataataataataataattattattattattattcacctgggatgaaaaaaaaatattcatctaggatattttagtttgtctttCGTTTGTTTGCCACTAGAGGGTTACGAGAGCTTGGGTTTTAGTAAAGACGTCATATTTGTGCGACACTCGCAGGAACACATGCACCATGCGTTGAAATACAGAGGTGTATGAAGaaacatttatgcttttaataataaGTATATTGTTCGCGAGAAGTTGAAAACGTCGTGGGTTGTCATGGCTGGACGCGCGCTGTCGTTTAAATCAAAGTGAGTGTAGTCTTCTTTGATTCTGACTCTTCTTAGTAAGAAAGATGCTTTGAAATGTGCTGAACTTACAGTGACTAGTTGATATGACTGTTCGCTACCTTGACAACTTTATCCTTTCTTTTAGTTACGCAGTCTCCAGCAAAATAGAACCATTCTATAAAGGAGGTAAAGTGCAGGTAAGTTCATAAGTGAGTACTTCACGTAAATAATATTAGCTATTAGCAGGTCCGTGAGTCACAGTGATTACTTGACTCGTTTTGTTTCTCCATCCAGATAAGTCACGACGAGCAGTACATCTTGTGCACATGTGGTCCACGAGTCAACATTTTACAGATCAATACAGGAAAAATCATCCATAGTATCGAGCAGGTCGGTGtcttacagttttgttttataggTGTGTTTATACTATGgacaaattttttatttagtttgttcaaaaacagtaaacacacaaatCCAAGTAgaaatttccctttttttaaataaataaaattgcaacgtgaatatttaaattattcatcaCAGTTTTCTATTTTCGCCAGTTTTTCTTccataaaatgtcttttctttttagactagtggaaagaaaacatccgAAATACAAAATTAGGAGGtttatttcattacaattaaaatgtttgcaaagGCCGTGAAATAAAAGGCCATGTACTTTTTAATGCCTGTTACTTAAAgctagtagaatgtctaaagctGACTTAACACGTAATgataaaacaatgcaattaGAATTGAAGACATaacaataaagtattttttaatggCTGATTTAAAAAGTGATCAAATCCCAAAATGTTAACAAAGTGAAGCAAAAACTTTAAAGCCTATCAGACATTCAGATTTCTGTTCtggaaaatgtatgcaaataagTGAATTaagtagaaatagacttgcTTTGGTTTGTATGAAACGGTACAAAATGTATTGTGATTAATCAGCTGGAAAGTTAAACATTTTACCGTTTTCACCTTTTAGttgcttgcatttaaaaaaagcaatattttttatcatgtaTCTCGCCTGGGTCTTAGATAAaagtaaatcattaaaatacataaaaatcttttttttttttttttttaaatagcggTGTGGTTAAGTGTTGATATTGAGCTTTATTTGTGAGTATTGCGCGATGAAGAGAAAAAAGTTTGTCACCGTTGCTTTCTCTTGAGCAGGATGATCAGGAGGACATCACCTCGTTCTCTCTGAGTCCCGACGATGAGGTGAGATGAGCTTCCTTTGCCCGTCTGCTGTTTCAGCGTTGATCCACACTGAGGCTGTTTCTGCTGTTGTTCTGCAGGTGCTGGTGACGGCCAGCAGGGCTCTGCTCCTGAAGCAGTGGGACTGGAAGCAGGAGAAGTGCACTCGCTCCTGGAGGGCCATCCACAATGTGCCCGTGTCCAGCATGACCTTTGACTCCACCTCCACCCTGCTGGCTACAGGTCAGACACACACCACGTCTCTGATGAGGAACTCTAAACAGCTTTGGTGTCACATACATCTTAACAAGGCGAAATATTACACTTCTATATATTGATTACTTGATTATTATTGgaatagtttatttataatatacacacacacatacatatatgtgtgtgtgtgtatgtatatgtgtatatctatatgtgtttgatagatagatagagagagagagatatatatatatatatatata carries:
- the LOC122342151 gene encoding protein SCO1 homolog, mitochondrial-like isoform X2 — its product is MTAALSRALSLTGLLGLKSFRCGAVRSICVSTCHHVQRPCGVSGSALSHTSSPQFRTCRAAPCVSFLSIRPLSSLTPPPSSKRDKSSNKKSGPVTWKSLAVTFALGGGLLLGMKYFKREKEQMIERERTKSMGKAALGGPFSLVDHNHKPTKSEDFLGRWLLIYFGFTHCPDICPDELEKMIEAVDEIDEIKTIPDITPLLISIDPDRDTPEALAAYVKEFSPKLIGLTGTAAQIEQVSRAYRVYYSQGPKDEDNDYIVDHTIIMYLVGPDGQFLEYFGQNKKSSEISSSIAAHMRKYKYGK
- the LOC122342152 gene encoding WAP four-disulfide core domain protein 2-like, with translation MTVQVYCLLTAVLCLSVYLSTTDAAQSQTVKPGACPPENLVGGLCTKTCAVDAKCPGTDKCCSNGCGRHCMPPYIVKPGRCPKPEKVSPSVQGCTYDGQCASTLKCCPASSAQACAEPHGHGKGRDKKMTELFQRPDCFCGDKINGSVELWLWLICV
- the LOC122342151 gene encoding protein SCO1 homolog, mitochondrial-like isoform X3, giving the protein MTAALSRALSLTGLLGLKSFRCGAVRSICVSTCHHVQRPCGVSGSALSHTSSPFRTCRAAPCVSFLSIRPLSSLTPPPSSKRDKSSNKKSGPVTWKSLAVTFALGGGLLLGMKYFKREKEQMIERERTKSMGKAALGGPFSLVDHNHKPTKSEDFLGRWLLIYFGFTHCPDICPDELEKMIEAVDEIDEIKTIPDITPLLISIDPDRDTPEALAAYVKEFSPKLIGLTGTAAQIEQVSRAYRVYYSQGPKDEDNDYIVDHTIIMYLVGPDGQFLEYFGQNKKSSEISSSIAAHMRKYKYGK
- the LOC122342151 gene encoding protein SCO1 homolog, mitochondrial-like isoform X1, translated to MTAALSRALSLTGLLGLKSFRCGAVRSICVSTCHHVQRPCGVSGSALSHTSSPQFRTCRAAPCVSFLSIRPLSSLTPPPSSKRDKSSNKKSGPVTWKSLAVTFALGGGLLLGMKYFKREKEQMIERERTKSMGKAALGGPFSLVDHNHKPTKSEDFLGRWLLIYFGFTHCPDICPDELEKMIEAVDEIDEIKTIPDITPLLISIDPDRDTPEALAAYVKEFSPKLIGLTGTAAQIEQVSRAYRVYYSQGPKDEDNDYIVDHTIIMYLVGPDGQFLEYFGQNKKSSEISSSIAAHMRKYKYGK